One Cyprinus carpio isolate SPL01 chromosome B25, ASM1834038v1, whole genome shotgun sequence genomic region harbors:
- the LOC109051242 gene encoding LOW QUALITY PROTEIN: p53-induced death domain-containing protein 1-like (The sequence of the model RefSeq protein was modified relative to this genomic sequence to represent the inferred CDS: inserted 2 bases in 1 codon), producing the protein MEREENKQAGEKVWLATSDREREEEGRIDVFSAERGAMMGTEVGLVLPAFSQLEESPPLGLSLSSDHTDTWAPSICLSSSSSLPCLSPPLPPSVRLDGVLAEEWLVLDVYQGGGEVLPVFWECVQERMRGLQYLTLGSEDEGALERALSVLPRLTQLRSLTIRGHCFHDPQGDPLPGLLSSLPDSVSSLSLLVHLDLSFNRLSSLPPGLLSLFHLSELLLCHNRLTDLPEGLGALESLRRVSLLGNRLVDLPRGVGLLCRLEELDVSFNQLERLPDELSQLQDLQKLELSNNRLRSLLETLVPVEVCIPYHKARKGDAAVRRFDGRFWTTLPTLTRRGSEKHSCRPVGCPARLACSSVSQFSWFVAISRPFLDSCSVSPDWALLVSQSDPGIKLTFPPECTTETRTVTMQVLQVALSEVQEPTGDPHASASPMLCLSQTPSMHFLQPIRVQIPLPPGVTGHMVDMSRLHLMHGDPTAHTWTDITAQVSLYVTHIYAVFSITNFSWYWLWYRCVSGVVRKMYHRLKQFRVRFLALQRKNDPEQVLLQCLPLDRAESRLVSLSEQYEGPQPSELCVLLKGEQFFAGFERGIDINADRPDCKDGRLSFTFYSHLKHIKEVHVCPTHPQQGTVRGQVSFYRGEVPSDEEAASKRKGHDNQWMATLPLRISNADCDGSISGELNLGDPESGYLTLTNLLPISLRINQEWQNIGINLGISYDQLERIRNQHRDFGAQVLAMLFHWARGQQXGRGPGGRLLQRLMKALVDSGRRDLAEEVEDIVTLGKRKYEESLKRVGLETAASSADPQLTHSHCAANIMTYKLPAPALDSSHRMVTGSQSSCLNDVCLSLLHLCSSQCPADVFYL; encoded by the exons atggagagagaggagaatAAACAGGCTGGGGAGAAAGTGTGGCTAGCCACATCTgatagagaaagagaagaagaaggacGTATTGATGTTTTTTCAGCTGAAAGAGGAGCGATGATGGGGACGGAAGTGGGTCTGGTTTTACCAGCTTTCTCACAGTTGGAGGAAAGTCCACCATTAGGACTCTCTCTTTCCTCTGACCATACGGACACCTGGGCTCCGTCCATCTGCttgtcctcttcctcctctctgccctgtctctctcctcctcttcctccgtCGGTGAGGCTGGATGGCGTGCTGGCAGAGGAGTGGCTGGTTCTGGACGTGTATCAGGGCGGAGGAGAGGTTCTCCCTGTGTTCTGGGAGTGTGTTCAGGAGCGGATGAGAGGCCTGCAGTACCTCACACTGGGATCAGAGGACGAGGGGGCGCTAGAGAGAGCACTGAGTGTCCTGCCCCGACTCACACAACTGCGCTCTCTGACCATCAGAG GACACTGTTTCCATGACCCTCAGGGTGACCCTCTCCCCGGGCTGCTCTCCTCTCTGCCTGACTctgtctcctctctgtctctcctggTTCACCTTGATCTCTCCTTCAAccgtctctcctctcttcctcccgGTCTCCTGTCTCTCTTTCATCTCTCTGAGCTGCTGCTGTGTCATAATCGTCTGACGGATCTGCCGGAGGGTCTGGGAGCGCTGGAATCCCTGCGGCGGGTGAGTCTGCTGGGGAACAGGCTGGTGGATCTGCCCCGGGGTGTGGGCCTCCTCTGCAGGCTGGAGGAGCTGGACGTGTCCTTCAACCAGCTGGAGAGACTTCCAGATGAACTCAGCCAACTACAGGACTTACAAAAACTAGAGCTGTCAAATAACAGGCTCAGATCGCTGCTAGAGACTCTGg tG CCGGTAGAGGTGTGTATTCCATATCACAAAGCACGGAAAGGTGATGCTGCAGTTCGCAGGTTTGATGGTCGGTTTTGGACGACACTACCCACCCTGACCAGAAGGGGAAGTGAGAAACACAGCTGCAGGCCAGTGGGATGCCCAGCGCGG ttgGCCTGCTCCAGTGTGTCACAGTTCTCATGGTTTGTGGCCATCTCGCGTCCTTTCCTGGACAGTTGCTCTGTGTCTCCAGACTGGGCGCTGCTGGTGTCTCAATCTGACCCGGGGATTAAACTTACTTTCCCTCCAGAGTGCACAACAGAGACACGTACGGTCACAATGCAG GTCCTGCAGGTGGCGCTGTCTGAAGTGCAGGAACCGACCGGAGACCCTCATGCCAGTGCCAGCCCAATGTTATGCCTCTCTcaaactcccagcatgcacttccttcagccaatcagagtgcaGATTCCTCTTCCACCTGGAGTGACTG gacaCATGGTGGACATGTCCCGTTTGCACCTAATGCACGGTGACCCCACGGCCCACACCTGGACTGACATCACTGCTCAGGTGTCGCTTTACGTCACGCACATCTACGCCGTTTTCTCCATCACAAACTTCTCATG gtacTGGTTGTGGTACAGGTGTGTTAGTGGGGTCGTCAGGAAGATGTATCACCGCTTGAAACAGTTCCGGGTTCGATTTCTGGCACTACAGAGAAAAAACGACCCAGAGCAAGTTCTGCTGCAGTGCCTGCCATTGGACAGG GCTGAAAGCAGGTTGGTGTCTCTGTCGGAGCAGTATGAAGGTCCTCAGCCGTCTGAGTTGTGTGTCCTGCTTAAGGGAGAGCAGTTTTTTGCCGGTTTTGAGAGAGGCATTGACATCAATGcag ACCGTCCCGACTGTAAAGATGGCAGACTCTCATTCACCTTTTACTCTCACCTGAAGCACATTAAAGAGGTGCACGTATGCCCGACCCACCCACAGCAGGGCACAGTGAGAGGACAG GTGTCATTTTACCGCGGTGAAGTGCCCAGTGATGAGGAAGCGGCGAGTAAAAGAAAAGGTCATGACAACCAGTGGATGGCGACGCTTCCTCTCCGGATTTCT AACGCAGACTGTGATGGGAGCATCTCCGGCGAGCTGAACCTGGGTGACCCTGAGAGCGGCTACCTGACACTGACCAACCTGCTGCCCATCTCCTTACGCATCAACCAAGAGTGGCAGAACATCGGCATCAACCTGGGCATCAGCTACGACCAGCTGGAACGCATCCGGAACCAACACAG GGACTTTGGGGCCCAGGTTTTGGCGATGCTGTTTCATTGGGCGAGAGGGCAGCA GGGGCGGGGCCCTGGGGGCAGACTCTTGCAGCGGCTGATGAAAGCGCTGGTGGACAGTGGTAGGCGGGACTTGGCTGAGGAAGTAGAGGACATAGTGACTCTGGGGAAGAGGAAGTATGAAGAATCACTAAAGAGAGTGGGACTAGAGACAGCAGCCAGCTCTGCAGACCCTCAGCTGACACATTCACATTGTGCTGCCAACATCATGACATATAAACTCCCAGCACCAGCACTGGACTCGTCTCACAGGATGGTCACTGGGTCTCAGAGCAGCTGTCTGAATgacgtctgtctctctctcctgcacCTCTGCAGCTCACAGTGTCCAGcagatgtattttatttgtag